One Archangium violaceum genomic window, GGAAACGAAGCTGTCGGGTATTCGCCCCGCGCACGAGCCGCCGGCGCCACCACCACGGCCCGGCGCGAGGACGTCACGTCACCGCCTGGTGACTACTTGGGCGGGAAGTAGACCACGCCGCCAGCGGACGCCCGCCTCAGGGCGCTCACCGCCTCGTCCATGGTCGCCAGGTGGTGCAGCTCGCCCTCCTCGAAGGCCCCCGAGGCGTAGCCCACCATGACGGCGGTATGGGCGGCCTCCGCGTCCGGGAAGTCGACGATGACCAGGAAGTGCCACTTCGCACCCCGGATGAAGTACGAGTGCATCACCTTGCCGCCCACCGAGCCGTAGAACTTCTGCGCGTAATCCTCGCGTCCCTCCAGGCTGTCGGGATTCTGCAGGAGGTTCTTGAGGACTTCGGCCTTGTACCGCGCGAGGATCATGTATTGCATGACGATTGCCTTTCGGTTGTCGGGGTGAGACGTCTGGCTAGGCAGCCACTTCGAGGCCGGGGCGTGGGAAGACGTAGCCGTACGGATCCAACGCACTGCCATTGATGTTCTCGAGCTGGACGACGGTCCCCAGCCCGAGCGCGAGCGCGTGCTGGAGCAGCACCTCGGTGACGACCTGGTCCTCCAGCGCGAAGCCCGTTGAATCGAACACCGTGCCGCGCTGGCGCCACGCCTGGAAGCGCGCCGGCTCCTTGGCCAGCTCGACCAGGTGGGGGCCGATCTTCTCCGGGGAGAGCTGCTGACACTCCCCCTCGACGAGCGCCTGCGCCAGGAAGTCCGGGCACACCAGGCTGCGCTCGAGCACGGCCAGCGGCAGCTCGATCTTCCCGGGCAGATCCGAGCCCACCGCGTTGATGTGGACGTGGGGCTTCAACGCCGTGCCACGGATGACGGGGCCGGCCCCCACCTCGACGGAGGTGGCCGTGCAGAGGATGTCCGCCTGGGCCTCCACCACCTCCAGTGGAGCCGGCAGCACCTCCAGTCCGAGGAAGGCCACCCGCGCGGGGAGGGACTTCTGGACGTCCGGGTCGATGTCGTAGGCGAGGACGCGCTCGATGCCGAAGACGCGCGACAGGGCGTGCAACTGGGTGACGGCCTGGGCCCCGCAGCCCACCAGCCCCACCACGCGGCTGTCCGGGTGGGCCAGGTACTTGCTGGCGATCGCCGAAGCGGCCCCCGTCCTCAGCGCGGTGGCCAGCACGCCGTCCACCAGCGCCCTCAGGTGGCCGGTCTGGACGTCATAGAGGCTGTTGTTGGCGATGATGGTCGGGATGCCGAAGCGCCGGGGATTGGCGGGGGCATAGCTGACAATCTTCAAGGTGACCGAGTCCCCCTTGCGCATCACCGGCATCCACTCCAGGACTCCCGGCTGGGGGGCCTCGAGCAGGAAACCCTCGCGCTTGCGGACCTCGGTCTGCGTCTCGTCGAACTCTTGCAACGCCCTTTCCAGGGAGTGCAGGAGGCCATCCATCAGCGCATGGATTCCGACCCTGGCGACGATCTGCTTCAGGTCCTGCTGCGTAATCAGTAGCGTGTCCATACCATCCCGGTTTCTTGGCTCAACCCGTGGCAATCCACCGGAGGGCCCGTCCCCCAAGGACAGACCCCACCCGTTGACGCGCACGTCCTTCGAGGAATACGAGAGTTCGCCGCCCTGGCGAGGGGGCCAGGAATTACAGACGGAACCCCACGGAGACCTGCTTGGGCATCTCCGCCGCCGGCCCTTCCAAGGCGAAGGCCCTGGCCGCGCGTGCCAACCAGAGGGAAGGGACATCCGCCTTGGTGGAGGTCAGCTTCTCGTCCGGGTACAGCCTCGCCATCTTGGACGTGTTCTCCATGATGGCCTTGTCCTGGACGAGGATCTTTTGAATCACCCGCTTGAACACGGGGAAGAGAAGAGGCGTACCCAGGGAGAAATCCGCGGTGATCCGGCAGAACATGCGTGTCTTGTGCTCATCGACCGGGACACATACGAACTGGGACGTGGAGAGATTGCTCCCCGTGCGATAGATGAGTTTGACGACGTGGGGGACGACGAGCTCCTCGGCGTGGAACACATCCTGCTCCTCACGTCCGAAGAGCCGGTAGAGGAAGCTGCTCCTCGCCTTCTCCCCGCGGGTCTGGATATGGACTCCCGTGGGAGTGGCGTTGACCTCCGCCACGACGGCCGTCTGGGGCTCGCCTCGCAGCAGGCCGGCGTGCAGATAGCCGGCATGAGAGGCATCCACCAGGTTCTCCATGACGCGGATGTAGTCACACTCGATGTCGAGCACCGTGGTGAAGGCCTGATGCCGGGGGTATTGCCACGCCTGGGGCTCGGCCGTGTAGGGCTCCTGGGAAAGACAGACCCAGACGGCCCCCTCCGCCTCATGGACGCGATGGCAGCGCGCGGACACGTTGGGAATGGCATCCCCGGCCTCGAGCGTGGGTATCTGGACGCACTTCCCCTGCTCTCCGAAACGCCAGCCATGGTAGGGACAGCGAATACACCCATCCACGACGTCCCCCGCGGAGAGCTCGACGCCCCGGTGCGGGCAGCGATCCTCGAGGACGATGGGCGTCCCCTGTCTGCCACGAAACGCGACGAGTTGCCGACCCAGGATCCGGGCCTTCAGCGGCTTCCGCTCCAGCTCATGCGACCACGCGATGGGATACCAGCACTTCTCGAGGTGGGGCGAGATGATGGGTTCAGACATAAGGATACGCGGACAGGCGGCGGGTTCTCGGGGCGGACAAAGACAGACCAGGCGCTCTCGTGAGCGCTCGGTGTCGTGATTGAACGGGTATCCCCTGGAGCCACCCCGAACCCGGACGGGCCGGAACGGCGTCATGCATGTCCCGACAAGATCGCTCGATAAGAAGGCAAGGACCGACGGGACGATGCTTCTTATGCATCAGTCCCCCCCGAACTGACAAGCAAAGAAAGTTCAATTTTCTCGTCCTCCAGGCATTCGAGTCTCAACGCGCCGCACCAAAGCACACGCATCTGACACAAGCCCGGGCCAATCAACGTCTCGCATTCGTTCGCCCATACAACCCGTGACATGAGACCGCATGTTTCGTAGCAGTAACTTCCCTCATGCCGTAATTCACAAATGAATCCCGATGCCGTGGCCGCCCACGCAGCGACGAACAGGAGAATTCCTCTCACTGTCAGTCGCGCCCCGCGCACGCCTCGAGGTTCCCAACACCAGACAACCCATTTCGCCTATATGTCGGCCTGGCGGTGTACGTGGCCGGAGCTCCCCTCTCGCCGGTGAACCGCCCCCTGCCAGGAGCGGACCTGGAGCCGGACGAGTAACGGCGGTCCCCGCCGATGAGCCTTCGAGGAGTCTGACAATAATGATGATGGATGCCAATCTCGTGGCGTCGCTGCTGCGCTGCGTGCCCTGCGGCGGCGAGGAGTTCACCGTGGAGCGCAACACCTTCCACTGTGGCGGATGCGGGCGGACGCACGCACCGGAAGCCGGCGGCTACACGGACATGTTGGAGGCCGGCGGGAAGTCCCGGCCGCGGCCTCCCACCGTGGCGCAGCAGTTGATGGAGAGCGAGGTGTTCGTATCCCTGTACGAGCACGTCATGCGCCCCATCTTCGTGCGCATCTTCGCGGGCCCGGACGCCGGAGTGCCCCGGCCCGAGGGCGAGTACGCCATCTATGAGCGGTGGCTGGACGTGCCGGCTCGTGGAGGCCCGTGGCTGGATCTGTCGTGTGGCGCCGGCTTCTACACGCAGAGCCTGGTGCGGTCCGCGAAGGGCCAGCACGTGGTGGGGATCGATCTCTCGGACGCGATGCTGGAGAAGGCCGCGAAGCAGCTCGCCGGCATGCGCAACGTGGCGCTGCTGCGGGGAGACGCGAGGGCCCTGCCCTTCCGGGAGGGGACGTTCTCGGGCGTCCTCAACGCGGGCTCGCTGCACCTGTACGCGGATCCGGACGCGGCCTACCGGGAGATCTTCCGGTTGCTCCAGCCCGGGGGCACCTACGTGGCCAGCACCTTCGCCGAGTCCCCGCGCCCGCTGGGGCACCTGGGGGTGCGGATGACGGGCATCCGGCGCACGGATCTCCCGGGACTGCCCGCGGCGCTCTCCCGGGCCGGCTTCGTGGATTACGAGGAGCAGCGCTTCGGGGATGCCTTCATCTTCAAGGTCCGGCGCCCCGAGTAGGCGCTCCGGCCCTGGGAGTCCGGGATGACAGCGGGCGCGCCGCTGCCATCCCGGGGCGCGAGCGGACCGCTACGTCGGGTCCGGCTTCGGCGTGGTGCGCGAGCTGGGCGGGAGCTCGGGGGGCGTGAGCACCTCCGGCCCGGGCAGCTCGCCGGTGAGGCTCTTGAGGAAGGCCACGATGTCGTCCACCTCGGCGTCGGAGAAGGACATGCCGAGCTGGTGCTTGGCCATGAGACGCACGGCCGTGGGCAGCTCCTTCACGGAGCCGTCGTGGAACCAGGGGCCCGTCTTCTCCACGTTGCGCAGCGTGGGCACGCGGAACTTGTGCAGGTCCTCCTCGTTCTTCGTCACGTCGAAGCGGCCCTTGTCATTGGTGGGGTACTCCTCGATGAGGCCCAGCTTCTGGAACGAGGTGCCGCCCACCGACGGGCCGTTGTGGCACGTGGTGCAGCCGGAGCTGGCGAACAACTCCAGGCCGCGCCGCTCCTGCTCGGTGAGGGCCGACTCGTCACCCGCGAGGAACTTGTCGAAGCGCGCGGTGGTGAAGAGCTTGCGCTCGAAGGCGGCGATGGAGCGCGCGGCGTTGCTCACGCTCACGGGCTTCTTGTCGCGGGGGAAGGACTCCTTGAAGGCCTTCACGTACTGCGGAATGGAGTTGAGCGTGGCCAGGATGCGCTTCTCGTCCGGCATGGCCATCTCCGTCGGGTTCAGCATCGGGCCCGCGGCCTGCTCCTCGAGCGAGGAGGCGCGGCCATCCCAGAACTGGGCGACGTGGCCCGCGGCGTGGAAGACGGTGGGCGCGTTGCGGCTGCCCTTCTGGCCCTTGTGGCCCTCGGAGGTGGTCTTGCCGTCCACGCCGAAGGTGGCCAGGTCGTGGCAGCTGTTGCAGGAGATGTCGTGGTTCTTCGACAGGCGCGTCTCGAAGAAGAGCATGCGCCCGAGCGCGATCTGCGCCGGCGTGTCCACCGGAGCCTCGGCCGCCTTCGCGGCGGCGGACAGGCGGAAGAAGGAGACGAGCTTCTCGTGGCTCATCCTCGGCTTCGGCGGCTCGGGAGCGGGGGCGGGTGCGGCGGCCACGGCGGCCGGCTTGGGCTCGGGCGGCGGAGACTCCTTGCTGCACGAGGAAGAAACGGCGCCCAGGGATACCAGTCCCGCGCCGAGCCAGAGCCGATACTGCTTCATCTACCAACCTCCCGAGAGGAACAACATCACGGGCATATTCCTACCATTACCCGGCACTCCTTGGGGATGACCCCCCGAGTTGAGGGAGAAGGCCAGGGGGGAGCGCTGGAGTGCGGGCGTCCGGGCGGAAGCCTCCCGTTGGAAGAAGAGCCGGTCGACGGCCCAGGACAGGGCGAGCCCGGTGGCCGTCCCCAGCACGTCCCAGGTCAGGTCCTTCACCGAGAAGAAGCTCCCGCGCCCGGCGTCGTAGATTTCCTTGGCCACCCCCGCCCCGAGCGCCACCCCCGAGCCGGTGAGCCACCGCGCCTCGCGCGCCTCGAAGAAGAGCGCTCCGCCGGCATATCCCGCGCCGGCCAGACCCGCGCTGACGCCGAAGTGCAGCGCCTTGTCCCGACCGAACCAGTCATCCCGGGAGGGAATCTCACGCACCTCGCTCCGAGCCGGGAGCGGCGCGAGCAACGACAGACACAACACGAACCACGGGATTTCACGGGCAGTCATGGCGCGGCATGACACCACCACTCGGGGCCTGCGTCAGCACCCGGGTCGCGGACGCCTCGCGGGGAGGGGTCTGGAATACCTGTCGCGTCGGTTTTCGAGACGCAGGGCCAGCTTGCACGTATGCTCGGGCTCCGTGACCCGACCCGGCGCCTCGCTCTTCGATCTCAGCAAGCCCTCCTCCCGTCATCCTGGACTTGACGGGGCACGAGGCCTGGCCGTGGTGGCGATGGT contains:
- a CDS encoding GYD domain-containing protein — translated: MQYMILARYKAEVLKNLLQNPDSLEGREDYAQKFYGSVGGKVMHSYFIRGAKWHFLVIVDFPDAEAAHTAVMVGYASGAFEEGELHHLATMDEAVSALRRASAGGVVYFPPK
- a CDS encoding ornithine cyclodeaminase family protein, whose amino-acid sequence is MDTLLITQQDLKQIVARVGIHALMDGLLHSLERALQEFDETQTEVRKREGFLLEAPQPGVLEWMPVMRKGDSVTLKIVSYAPANPRRFGIPTIIANNSLYDVQTGHLRALVDGVLATALRTGAASAIASKYLAHPDSRVVGLVGCGAQAVTQLHALSRVFGIERVLAYDIDPDVQKSLPARVAFLGLEVLPAPLEVVEAQADILCTATSVEVGAGPVIRGTALKPHVHINAVGSDLPGKIELPLAVLERSLVCPDFLAQALVEGECQQLSPEKIGPHLVELAKEPARFQAWRQRGTVFDSTGFALEDQVVTEVLLQHALALGLGTVVQLENINGSALDPYGYVFPRPGLEVAA
- a CDS encoding aromatic ring-hydroxylating oxygenase subunit alpha; translated protein: MSEPIISPHLEKCWYPIAWSHELERKPLKARILGRQLVAFRGRQGTPIVLEDRCPHRGVELSAGDVVDGCIRCPYHGWRFGEQGKCVQIPTLEAGDAIPNVSARCHRVHEAEGAVWVCLSQEPYTAEPQAWQYPRHQAFTTVLDIECDYIRVMENLVDASHAGYLHAGLLRGEPQTAVVAEVNATPTGVHIQTRGEKARSSFLYRLFGREEQDVFHAEELVVPHVVKLIYRTGSNLSTSQFVCVPVDEHKTRMFCRITADFSLGTPLLFPVFKRVIQKILVQDKAIMENTSKMARLYPDEKLTSTKADVPSLWLARAARAFALEGPAAEMPKQVSVGFRL
- a CDS encoding class I SAM-dependent methyltransferase; amino-acid sequence: MMMDANLVASLLRCVPCGGEEFTVERNTFHCGGCGRTHAPEAGGYTDMLEAGGKSRPRPPTVAQQLMESEVFVSLYEHVMRPIFVRIFAGPDAGVPRPEGEYAIYERWLDVPARGGPWLDLSCGAGFYTQSLVRSAKGQHVVGIDLSDAMLEKAAKQLAGMRNVALLRGDARALPFREGTFSGVLNAGSLHLYADPDAAYREIFRLLQPGGTYVASTFAESPRPLGHLGVRMTGIRRTDLPGLPAALSRAGFVDYEEQRFGDAFIFKVRRPE
- a CDS encoding cytochrome-c peroxidase, translated to MKQYRLWLGAGLVSLGAVSSSCSKESPPPEPKPAAVAAAPAPAPEPPKPRMSHEKLVSFFRLSAAAKAAEAPVDTPAQIALGRMLFFETRLSKNHDISCNSCHDLATFGVDGKTTSEGHKGQKGSRNAPTVFHAAGHVAQFWDGRASSLEEQAAGPMLNPTEMAMPDEKRILATLNSIPQYVKAFKESFPRDKKPVSVSNAARSIAAFERKLFTTARFDKFLAGDESALTEQERRGLELFASSGCTTCHNGPSVGGTSFQKLGLIEEYPTNDKGRFDVTKNEEDLHKFRVPTLRNVEKTGPWFHDGSVKELPTAVRLMAKHQLGMSFSDAEVDDIVAFLKSLTGELPGPEVLTPPELPPSSRTTPKPDPT
- a CDS encoding YfiM family protein, translating into MTAREIPWFVLCLSLLAPLPARSEVREIPSRDDWFGRDKALHFGVSAGLAGAGYAGGALFFEAREARWLTGSGVALGAGVAKEIYDAGRGSFFSVKDLTWDVLGTATGLALSWAVDRLFFQREASARTPALQRSPLAFSLNSGGHPQGVPGNGRNMPVMLFLSGGW